In the Larimichthys crocea isolate SSNF chromosome XXI, L_crocea_2.0, whole genome shotgun sequence genome, one interval contains:
- the LOC104918147 gene encoding glycine cleavage system H protein, mitochondrial: protein MAACGLFRSVSSNFFTVLPLLTRSATLSPLRLASTPYFGRTLSSSSRAAAALKFTDKHEWIRVEDDGVGTVGISNFAQEALGDVVYCGLPDVGTQLAQQDEFGALESVKAASELYSPLTGEVVEINTLLADKPGLVNKSCYKDGWLMKMTIAKPAELDALMDEAAYERYIRSIED, encoded by the exons ATGGCCGCCTGTGGGCTGTTTCGCTCCGTGTCTTCCAACTTTTTCACAGTATTGCCTTTACTCACCCGCTCGGCAACACTTTCCCCGTTGCGGCTGGCGTCCACACCTTATTTCGGAAGGACGCTATCCTCCTCTAGCCGGGCAGCAGCAG CACTTAAATTCACAGACAAGCACGAATGGATCCGAGTAGAAGACGACGGGGTTGGGACTGTGGGTATCAGCAACTTTGCGCAA GAGGCTCTGGGAGATGTAGTTTACTGTGGACTGCCAGATGTGGGAACACAGCTGGCTCAGCAAG ACGAGTTTGGAGCTCTGGAAAGTGTGAAGGCAGCCAGTGAGCTATATTCCCCTTTGACTGGAGAGGTTGTAGAGATCAATACGCTACTGGCAGACAAGCCTGGTCTGGTCAACAAATCCTGCTACAAAGATG GTTGGCTGATGAAGATGACCATTGCCAAACCTGCAGAGCTCGACGCTCTGATGGACGAAGCAGCCTATGAGAGATACATCCGCTCCATTGAGGACTAA